The following coding sequences lie in one Phragmitibacter flavus genomic window:
- a CDS encoding FecR domain-containing protein has translation MKPTGILPILALAIVASTLPLGAADYDTAEITRLHNKVSVVKSDDVVRNANVGETIDRISSVTTGEASRAELRFPDKSLTRLGANSRFTLRAGARTIDLDQGVMLLQVPKKIGGAKVRTAAVTAAVTGTTVLFEYLPDGFIKLIVIEGEVDLFFNNDPSKFRTVKAGEMIVMQTDSDTIPEPVDIDLARLLKTSKLISGDEEWMPNHQQVADAVKDQQKKLKNGELAGTRLYLPGRGTQIAIESNTYIDVLKSVPTLPPGTEPDTPNTPPEPTVPGGGTPGDEIPGGGGSSVGLITGTSVLNSSANIRTNPQITAFNSITGNALVSQGTTYNGEQPFPNFAFDTATPLDLNPADPRVDTYLSSKPWAVFKFEDLIINGSPNFEIVETPNVILSAVGDVSVNNDSFIGDGRDAEEYGLQLYYSDLQNLTLYSQNGNVNIGPETFINFEGTTSLALIAASPTSDININADIYLGPGEGESESEGSSFRVADDEFGSANLLLSAGRDININTPDSEYYYSPWIRADNIDAQAGRDINVDADVGSRGNLRLTARRNINISSSGVLRAFAENPDALLKLETLEGDITINGGYESTSIDTNTAAELIAQQGSININNSSIYSDSLKVQVLGTNGWINIGNSHLNAEQVMKLYAEGSNGGVSFSGNVSLDSAKIDIAGKTVRIEQFGEVYLVRGPNGVTVFTDDAQFRSSTRENGLGTFTSGPNGAPVDVSERRFNERN, from the coding sequence ATGAAACCAACCGGCATCCTCCCCATTCTCGCTCTCGCCATTGTCGCATCGACCCTCCCTCTCGGAGCCGCCGACTACGACACCGCAGAAATCACCCGTCTTCACAACAAGGTCAGCGTCGTCAAATCCGACGACGTCGTCCGCAACGCCAACGTCGGCGAGACCATCGACCGCATCAGTTCCGTCACCACCGGCGAAGCCTCCCGCGCCGAACTCCGATTCCCCGACAAATCCCTCACCCGGCTCGGTGCCAACTCCCGCTTCACCCTCCGCGCCGGAGCCCGCACCATCGACCTCGACCAGGGCGTCATGCTGCTCCAGGTCCCCAAAAAAATCGGCGGAGCCAAAGTTCGCACCGCCGCCGTCACCGCCGCCGTCACCGGCACCACGGTTCTCTTCGAATACCTCCCCGACGGCTTCATCAAACTCATCGTCATTGAGGGCGAGGTCGACCTCTTTTTCAATAACGACCCCTCCAAGTTCCGCACCGTCAAAGCCGGCGAAATGATCGTCATGCAGACCGACAGCGACACCATCCCTGAACCCGTCGACATCGATCTCGCCCGCCTCCTCAAAACCTCCAAACTCATCAGCGGCGACGAAGAATGGATGCCCAACCACCAGCAAGTTGCCGACGCCGTCAAAGACCAGCAAAAGAAACTCAAAAACGGCGAACTCGCAGGGACCCGACTCTACCTTCCTGGTCGCGGCACTCAGATCGCCATCGAAAGCAACACCTACATTGATGTCCTCAAGTCCGTCCCAACCCTCCCACCAGGCACCGAGCCTGACACCCCAAATACCCCTCCCGAACCCACCGTCCCCGGCGGCGGCACCCCAGGCGATGAGATCCCCGGCGGAGGCGGCAGTTCCGTCGGCCTGATCACCGGCACCAGCGTCCTCAACAGCAGCGCCAACATCCGCACCAACCCCCAAATCACCGCCTTCAACAGCATCACCGGCAACGCGCTGGTTTCCCAGGGCACCACCTACAACGGCGAACAACCCTTCCCCAACTTCGCCTTCGACACCGCCACCCCGCTCGACCTCAACCCCGCCGACCCGCGCGTCGACACCTACCTCTCCAGCAAACCTTGGGCAGTCTTCAAATTCGAAGACCTCATCATCAATGGCAGCCCCAACTTCGAAATCGTCGAAACTCCCAACGTCATTCTTTCCGCCGTCGGCGACGTCTCCGTCAACAATGATTCCTTCATCGGCGACGGCAGGGATGCCGAAGAATACGGTCTGCAACTCTACTATTCAGACCTCCAAAATCTGACCCTCTACAGTCAGAACGGCAACGTCAACATCGGCCCCGAAACCTTCATCAACTTTGAAGGCACAACCAGCCTCGCCCTCATCGCCGCCAGCCCCACCTCCGACATTAACATCAACGCCGACATCTATCTCGGCCCCGGTGAAGGTGAAAGTGAAAGCGAGGGCAGCAGTTTCAGGGTCGCCGACGACGAATTTGGGTCCGCCAACCTCCTCCTCAGCGCCGGACGCGACATCAACATCAATACGCCGGACTCCGAATACTACTACTCCCCGTGGATTCGCGCCGACAACATCGACGCCCAGGCAGGACGCGACATCAATGTTGACGCCGACGTCGGATCTCGTGGAAACCTCCGACTCACCGCCCGCCGTAACATCAACATTTCCAGCTCCGGTGTCCTGCGCGCTTTTGCGGAAAACCCCGATGCTCTGCTTAAACTTGAAACCCTCGAGGGCGACATCACCATCAACGGCGGATACGAATCCACCAGCATCGACACCAATACCGCCGCCGAACTCATCGCCCAACAAGGCAGCATCAACATCAATAACTCCAGCATCTACTCCGACTCCCTTAAAGTCCAGGTTCTCGGCACCAATGGCTGGATCAACATTGGCAACAGTCACCTCAATGCCGAACAAGTCATGAAACTCTACGCCGAAGGCAGCAACGGCGGCGTCTCATTCTCAGGAAACGTCAGCCTCGACAGCGCCAAAATCGACATCGCCGGCAAAACCGTTCGCATCGAGCAATTCGGCGAGGTCTATCTCGTCCGCGGCCCCAATGGTGTCACCGTCTTCACCGACGATGCCCAGTTCCGTTCCTCGACCCGCGAAAACGGCCTCGGCACCTTCACCTCCGGTCCAAACGGCGCCCCCGTTGACGTCAGTGAACGCCGCTTCAACGAGCGCAATTAA
- a CDS encoding ATP-binding protein → MTSEDLRQLISSGEADRVELTRAAQDNEKFREAICAFSNDMAGRGLAGYLVIGIDENNPAYRLSVSTEMLEKLVGLRSDGAIMPLPVMNVSRVPHPGGDGEVIVVEVHPNDMPPVRYKGRTHIRIGPRKGVASESEERVLIERRTANFRTFDVTPCPEGDLERLDTETFRHTYRPQAIAAEVIAENHRDLPEQLAALRFYNLKRNCPTNAGMLVFAYDPLDLFPGAKVQFVQYDGPELADTVLAEKTFTGSLITLLSELDSFLKGRFTQRPVAVSELREQAVFDFPPEAVRELLMNAVLHRDYQSTSPIRFYQFNDRIEIQNPGGLYGDASPENFPRVNAYRNPIIAEAMHTLGYVNRFGRGIARAQRALNDNQSPPPSFDYQSSHFLAIIPKHLQR, encoded by the coding sequence ATGACATCCGAAGACCTAAGGCAATTGATTTCAAGCGGCGAGGCAGACCGTGTTGAGCTCACTCGAGCGGCCCAGGACAACGAGAAGTTTCGTGAAGCCATCTGCGCCTTTTCCAACGACATGGCAGGTCGGGGCCTCGCGGGTTATTTGGTTATCGGCATTGACGAGAACAACCCAGCTTATCGCCTGTCGGTATCCACCGAAATGCTTGAAAAACTGGTGGGCCTCCGATCCGATGGTGCCATCATGCCCCTCCCCGTTATGAATGTAAGCCGTGTGCCGCATCCAGGCGGAGACGGTGAAGTCATCGTGGTGGAAGTGCACCCAAATGATATGCCACCCGTGCGATACAAAGGACGCACCCACATTCGGATCGGCCCACGAAAGGGCGTGGCCAGCGAATCAGAAGAACGAGTTCTGATCGAACGTAGGACCGCAAATTTTCGGACGTTCGATGTTACACCTTGCCCAGAAGGTGATCTTGAACGCCTCGATACAGAAACATTTCGTCACACTTACCGCCCGCAAGCCATCGCGGCGGAAGTCATTGCAGAAAACCACAGGGACCTTCCTGAACAGCTTGCCGCGCTGCGCTTCTACAACCTCAAACGCAACTGCCCGACCAATGCTGGCATGCTGGTCTTCGCTTATGATCCCCTAGACCTCTTCCCCGGCGCAAAAGTGCAGTTCGTCCAATACGACGGCCCCGAACTTGCCGACACCGTGCTGGCAGAAAAAACCTTCACAGGTAGCCTCATCACACTCCTGTCTGAATTGGATAGCTTTCTCAAAGGCCGATTCACCCAACGACCTGTGGCGGTTTCAGAATTACGCGAACAAGCGGTCTTCGACTTCCCGCCCGAGGCAGTTCGCGAACTGCTCATGAATGCCGTGCTGCACAGGGATTATCAGTCGACCAGCCCGATTCGTTTTTACCAATTTAACGATCGCATCGAGATTCAGAACCCCGGTGGATTGTATGGAGACGCCTCCCCCGAGAATTTCCCTCGAGTCAATGCTTACCGAAATCCGATCATCGCCGAGGCTATGCACACCCTAGGGTATGTGAATCGCTTCGGGCGCGGCATCGCCCGTGCCCAACGTGCACTCAACGACAACCAAAGTCCGCCACCCAGTTTCGACTATCAATCCAGTCACTTCCTCGCCATTATTCCGAAGCACCTGCAGCGATGA
- a CDS encoding TerB family tellurite resistance protein, whose amino-acid sequence MHIPEETSSAVQDSLLAICLFAAFADGEKSEVEREEVRRAAVDFGSENLGILSRKILMRKLSLQEVAAGLESSQDKLLAYEMALAVCESDGEVNASEREFLDELKGLLALKTEDAGAVEKEVDEVALAPVSVVPPPLPVAAAGPENGGMILKYAILNGALELLPETLATMAIIPMQMKMVYRIGKTHGFELDQSHIKEFLGTIGVGMGSQVMEGFARKLMQGFGKKLGGKMGGKVANQLTGSAFSFASTYALGKVAESYYASGRKLDVASIRGMFGPMRDQAEQLHGKYLPDIQAKAGELTPSKIFSLVRGGEV is encoded by the coding sequence ATGCACATTCCTGAAGAGACCTCATCGGCGGTTCAAGATTCCTTGCTGGCCATCTGTTTGTTTGCCGCGTTTGCGGACGGGGAGAAATCGGAAGTGGAGCGGGAGGAAGTGCGTCGAGCGGCAGTGGATTTCGGATCGGAGAATCTTGGCATCTTGTCGCGAAAGATCCTGATGCGGAAGCTGTCGTTGCAGGAGGTGGCTGCGGGATTGGAATCGTCGCAGGACAAGTTGCTGGCTTATGAGATGGCGCTGGCGGTTTGTGAGTCGGACGGTGAGGTAAATGCGAGCGAGAGGGAGTTTTTGGACGAGTTGAAGGGACTGCTGGCGTTGAAGACGGAAGATGCGGGGGCGGTCGAGAAGGAAGTGGACGAGGTGGCGCTGGCTCCGGTGAGTGTGGTGCCGCCTCCGTTGCCGGTTGCGGCTGCCGGGCCGGAGAATGGCGGGATGATTTTGAAGTATGCGATTCTAAATGGGGCGCTGGAGTTGTTGCCGGAGACGTTGGCGACGATGGCGATTATTCCGATGCAGATGAAGATGGTGTATCGGATCGGCAAGACCCATGGGTTTGAGCTGGACCAGTCGCACATCAAGGAGTTTTTGGGGACGATTGGGGTTGGGATGGGATCGCAGGTGATGGAGGGTTTTGCGCGCAAATTGATGCAGGGATTCGGCAAAAAACTGGGCGGCAAGATGGGTGGGAAGGTGGCCAATCAGTTGACGGGTTCGGCATTTTCTTTTGCGTCGACTTATGCGTTGGGCAAGGTGGCGGAGAGTTATTATGCGAGCGGGCGGAAGCTGGATGTGGCTTCAATCAGGGGAATGTTTGGGCCAATGAGGGACCAAGCCGAGCAGTTGCACGGGAAGTATCTGCCGGACATTCAGGCAAAGGCCGGGGAGTTGACACCGTCGAAGATTTTTTCGCTGGTGCGGGGTGGGGAGGTTTGA
- a CDS encoding SDR family oxidoreductase gives MSSLFSLAGRTAVVIGGTGELCGAIAEGFAEAGAEVVIVGRDPAKAERRLAAITVAGGKGYFIAADASSKLAIQGVLDEVLTKSGKCDILINGAGVNSATPFLEIEEDEYDRIININTKAVFLACQVFGKYFVENQIPASIINLGSMSGLVPLSRVFTYSLSKAAVHNLSKNLAREWAPLGIRVNTLVPGFFPAEQNKKVLVPERIAKILGHTPAARFGEAKELIGAALLLASNEASSFITGHEMVVDGGYSSMTI, from the coding sequence ATGAGCTCCCTTTTCTCCCTCGCAGGCCGCACCGCCGTTGTCATTGGCGGCACCGGTGAACTTTGTGGCGCCATCGCCGAAGGCTTCGCCGAAGCCGGAGCCGAAGTGGTCATCGTCGGACGCGACCCCGCCAAAGCCGAACGTCGACTCGCCGCCATCACCGTCGCCGGAGGCAAAGGTTATTTTATCGCCGCCGACGCCTCCAGCAAACTTGCCATCCAGGGTGTCCTTGATGAAGTCCTCACCAAAAGCGGCAAATGCGACATCCTCATCAATGGTGCCGGAGTCAACTCCGCCACTCCATTTCTTGAAATCGAAGAAGACGAATACGACCGCATCATCAACATCAACACCAAAGCCGTCTTCCTCGCCTGCCAGGTCTTCGGCAAATATTTTGTCGAAAACCAAATCCCCGCCAGCATCATCAACCTCGGCTCCATGTCCGGATTGGTCCCCCTCAGCCGCGTCTTCACCTATTCGCTGAGCAAAGCCGCCGTCCACAACCTCTCCAAAAACCTCGCCCGCGAATGGGCCCCGCTCGGCATCCGCGTCAACACCCTCGTGCCCGGCTTCTTCCCTGCCGAGCAAAACAAAAAAGTCCTCGTTCCCGAGCGCATCGCCAAGATCCTCGGTCACACCCCAGCCGCCCGCTTCGGCGAAGCCAAAGAACTCATCGGCGCCGCCCTTCTTCTCGCCTCCAACGAAGCCAGCTCCTTCATCACCGGCCACGAAATGGTCGTCGACGGCGGCTACTCCTCCATGACCATTTAA
- the queA gene encoding tRNA preQ1(34) S-adenosylmethionine ribosyltransferase-isomerase QueA, with product MLTSDFDYHLPEELIASEPLPDRAASRMLVVDRARQTISHHHFTDLPQFIQPGDRLVLNNTRVVPARFFSNDGTKELLRLEAITPTHWRCMVKPGRKLRLNDTIHIGPSTGTVTFIHENGDRDLTFDHPIDENQHGHLALPPYMHREDRDDDKPRYQTVFAQHDGSIAAPTAGLHFTPEILSQIPHSFVTLHVGVGTFQPVKAENVQDHQMHAEHYALTSESAAEINAANRVIAVGTTATRVLESIAAKHGSLIPDTGSTNIFIYPPYQFKVIDALITNFHLPKSTLLMLVSALAGKDLILRAYQEAIQQKYRFYSYGDCMLIL from the coding sequence ATGCTCACTTCCGACTTCGACTACCACCTCCCCGAAGAACTCATCGCCAGTGAGCCCCTCCCCGATCGTGCCGCCTCGCGCATGCTCGTCGTCGACCGCGCCCGCCAAACCATCTCCCACCACCACTTCACCGACCTCCCCCAATTCATCCAACCCGGCGACCGACTCGTCCTCAACAACACCCGCGTCGTCCCCGCCCGCTTTTTCTCCAACGACGGCACCAAAGAACTTCTCCGCCTCGAAGCCATCACCCCCACCCACTGGCGCTGCATGGTCAAGCCCGGCCGCAAACTGCGCCTCAACGATACCATTCACATCGGCCCCTCCACCGGCACCGTCACCTTCATCCACGAGAACGGCGACCGCGACCTCACCTTCGACCACCCCATCGACGAAAACCAACACGGGCATCTCGCCCTCCCTCCCTACATGCACCGCGAGGATCGCGACGACGACAAACCCCGCTACCAAACCGTCTTCGCCCAACACGACGGATCCATCGCCGCTCCCACCGCCGGCCTCCACTTCACCCCTGAAATCCTCAGCCAAATCCCCCACTCGTTCGTCACCCTCCACGTTGGCGTCGGCACCTTCCAACCCGTCAAAGCCGAAAACGTGCAAGACCACCAAATGCACGCCGAGCACTACGCCCTGACCTCCGAATCCGCCGCCGAGATCAACGCCGCCAACCGCGTCATTGCTGTCGGCACCACCGCCACCCGCGTCCTCGAAAGCATCGCCGCCAAACACGGCAGCCTCATCCCCGACACCGGCAGCACCAACATCTTCATCTACCCGCCGTATCAATTCAAAGTCATCGACGCCCTCATCACCAACTTCCACCTCCCCAAATCCACCCTGTTGATGCTCGTCAGCGCCCTCGCCGGCAAAGACCTCATCCTCCGCGCCTACCAAGAAGCCATCCAACAAAAATACCGCTTCTACAGCTACGGCGACTGCATGTTGATCCTGTAA
- a CDS encoding ParA family protein, with amino-acid sequence MKTLAFFNNKGGVGKTTLLYHLAWMLAEMGKRVLVADLDPQANLTSMFLTEPELEKLWDPDNAQDQSIMAPLTPIIRGLGDIGPTPFQHISSNIRLIPGDLNLSNFESNLSEAWGKCLDRQEPAFRVTSSLYRIIRQAADSFEADLVLVDVGPNFGAINRAALICADAVVIPLAPDLFSIQGLRNLGPTLTTWRKDWRIRLTQNPAPDLLLPEATMQPLGYVVIQFGIRDSKPVWAYEKWARKIPSTFREKVLSLPPNSITSTVDDPNCLGLLKHYRSLMPMAMEARKPIFKLKPSDGAIGAHSKSAKDSGEDFRDLAEQILNALDKRPE; translated from the coding sequence ATGAAGACACTTGCCTTCTTCAACAACAAGGGCGGCGTAGGAAAAACCACGCTGCTCTATCACCTCGCGTGGATGTTGGCCGAAATGGGTAAACGTGTCCTTGTCGCGGACCTCGACCCTCAGGCGAACCTGACTTCGATGTTCCTCACCGAACCGGAACTCGAAAAATTGTGGGATCCAGACAACGCCCAGGATCAGAGCATCATGGCACCGCTTACCCCCATTATTCGCGGTCTCGGCGACATCGGCCCCACCCCCTTTCAACACATCTCCTCCAATATTCGCCTCATCCCTGGAGACCTGAACCTCTCCAACTTTGAATCGAACCTTTCTGAAGCTTGGGGCAAGTGTCTGGATCGACAGGAGCCCGCATTCCGCGTCACCAGTTCGCTGTATCGGATTATCCGCCAAGCGGCCGATAGTTTTGAAGCTGACCTTGTGCTCGTCGATGTGGGACCTAATTTCGGAGCCATCAATCGCGCTGCACTCATTTGTGCCGATGCCGTCGTAATCCCCCTGGCTCCCGACCTTTTCTCCATCCAAGGTCTTCGAAACCTCGGGCCAACGCTCACCACTTGGCGCAAAGACTGGCGAATTCGGCTCACACAAAATCCTGCACCCGATCTGCTCCTCCCCGAAGCGACAATGCAGCCATTGGGTTATGTCGTGATTCAGTTTGGGATCCGCGACAGCAAACCTGTTTGGGCCTATGAAAAGTGGGCCAGGAAAATACCTTCGACGTTTAGAGAAAAAGTTTTGAGCCTGCCCCCCAACTCCATCACTTCAACGGTTGACGACCCAAATTGCCTGGGCCTCTTAAAACATTACCGGAGCTTGATGCCAATGGCGATGGAAGCACGCAAACCGATCTTCAAGTTGAAACCCTCTGATGGAGCAATTGGTGCCCATTCTAAAAGTGCGAAGGACAGTGGCGAAGACTTTCGCGATCTTGCCGAGCAGATTCTTAATGCACTGGACAAGAGGCCCGAATAA
- a CDS encoding sugar kinase, which yields MSSTATSPSLDLLALGEVLLRLDPGESRIRTSRRFSAWEGGGEYNVARGLRRCFGLRTGVLTAFADNEIGRLLEDLILQGGVDTTHIKWVPYDGIGRAVRNPINFTERGFGIRGAKGCVDRGHSAASQLKPGDYDWDALFADGACKWLHTGGIFAGLSETTAQLTIEACAAAKRHGVTVSYDLNYRPSLWQERGGFPAAQALNHRLAPHIDVMFGVLTDSEPAALAANNDPTDIFSAQADALSQAIETMRAQYPNIHTVAATLRRVHTATVNDWGALAYINGTFLRARNYPKLDILDRIGGGDGFVAGLIYGSLTNQSPQLTLDLAAAHGALAMSTPGDTSMATLAEVQKLAQGGDAKVQR from the coding sequence ATGTCTTCCACCGCAACCTCACCGTCCCTCGATCTGCTCGCCCTCGGCGAAGTCCTTTTACGCCTCGATCCCGGTGAATCCCGCATCCGCACCTCCCGTCGCTTCAGCGCCTGGGAAGGTGGCGGCGAATACAACGTCGCCCGCGGACTGCGCCGCTGCTTCGGACTGCGCACCGGCGTCCTCACCGCCTTTGCCGACAACGAAATCGGTCGACTTCTCGAAGACCTCATTCTCCAGGGCGGCGTCGACACCACCCACATCAAATGGGTTCCCTACGACGGCATCGGACGCGCCGTCCGCAACCCCATCAACTTCACCGAACGCGGCTTCGGCATCCGCGGCGCCAAAGGCTGCGTCGACCGCGGCCACTCCGCCGCCTCCCAGCTCAAACCCGGCGACTACGATTGGGACGCCCTCTTCGCCGACGGTGCCTGCAAATGGCTCCACACCGGCGGCATCTTTGCCGGCCTGTCCGAAACCACCGCCCAGCTCACCATCGAAGCCTGCGCCGCCGCCAAACGCCATGGCGTCACCGTCTCCTACGACCTCAACTACCGACCCTCCCTCTGGCAGGAACGCGGCGGATTCCCCGCCGCCCAAGCCCTCAACCACCGCCTCGCCCCGCATATCGACGTCATGTTCGGCGTCCTCACCGACAGCGAACCCGCCGCCCTTGCCGCCAACAACGATCCCACCGACATCTTCTCCGCCCAAGCCGATGCCTTATCCCAAGCCATCGAAACCATGCGTGCCCAATACCCCAACATCCACACCGTCGCCGCCACCCTGCGCCGCGTCCACACCGCCACCGTCAACGACTGGGGGGCCCTCGCCTACATCAACGGCACCTTCCTCCGCGCCCGTAACTACCCCAAACTCGACATCCTCGACCGCATCGGCGGCGGCGACGGATTCGTTGCCGGCCTCATCTACGGCTCCCTTACCAATCAATCCCCACAATTGACCCTCGACCTCGCCGCCGCCCATGGAGCCCTCGCCATGAGCACCCCCGGCGACACCAGCATGGCCACCCTTGCCGAAGTCCAAAAACTCGCCCAAGGCGGCGACGCCAAAGTCCAAAGGTAA
- a CDS encoding ice-binding family protein, with the protein MKTNRLAGNTLGWSWLVIGMLGAGLSLDLKSQTVSLGTAENFAVLGATTVTNTGASVLNGDLGVSPGTALTGFFAVDGGPGVVNGSIYSAGAEALQAQEDAEDAFDAIAAMAFTTDLTGQNLGGLTLTPGVYHFDTSAQLTGNLTLDGVGEYIFQIGSTLTTASNASITGINGADASQFFFNVGSSATLGTGTQFAGTILALTSITLTTGADIDYGRAIALNGAVTMDTNFINAVPEPSSALLVGGALIYFGMFRSRHSMGS; encoded by the coding sequence ATGAAAACAAACAGGTTGGCTGGCAATACGTTGGGCTGGAGCTGGTTGGTGATTGGTATGTTGGGTGCGGGGTTAAGTCTTGATCTGAAGTCGCAAACGGTGTCTTTGGGGACGGCGGAAAATTTCGCCGTGCTGGGGGCGACGACGGTGACCAACACGGGGGCGTCGGTTTTGAATGGTGATCTCGGGGTGAGTCCTGGAACAGCCTTGACGGGTTTTTTTGCTGTGGATGGGGGGCCCGGAGTGGTGAATGGATCAATCTACTCTGCGGGGGCGGAGGCCTTGCAGGCGCAGGAGGATGCTGAAGACGCATTCGATGCGATTGCCGCCATGGCGTTCACTACGGATTTGACGGGGCAGAATCTGGGTGGCTTGACTCTAACTCCAGGGGTTTATCATTTTGATACTTCGGCGCAGTTGACGGGGAATCTGACCTTGGATGGAGTGGGTGAGTATATCTTTCAGATTGGCTCGACCCTGACAACGGCGTCCAATGCATCGATCACGGGAATCAACGGGGCGGATGCGAGCCAGTTCTTCTTTAATGTGGGTTCGTCGGCGACGTTGGGGACCGGAACGCAGTTTGCGGGGACGATTCTGGCGTTGACGAGCATTACGCTAACGACGGGGGCCGACATCGATTATGGACGGGCTATTGCGTTGAACGGGGCGGTGACGATGGATACGAATTTCATCAATGCGGTGCCTGAGCCATCTTCCGCGCTGCTGGTGGGTGGGGCGTTGATCTATTTTGGCATGTTCCGCTCACGCCACAGCATGGGCAGTTGA
- a CDS encoding TonB-dependent receptor codes for MTPKIWFPLTHLFALAVTLAPGLLPAQTFLDPSRAASNTSSTVAPQVRESSTEPLAELEEDNTFAPISPGDNDIGQQLILKRQEKARSFSAWVDSSMFWTDNAANVDIGKFDDWFYNGGVNLAWQKRLHSRFYADAYIGQHWYLYDEFDVLDYQVGDATLGTLIILPELANTILHAHYQYQRITQNIDDDAIYETHNLRIGAQKTFLIDRLNSFNTNILAVFALDTDPDLLQRHEYAAQAAYSFKITRRLIFTLAGRVAYYDYFNLDGRQDWFQTYSASLTWRPKEYLELSAHYNYAINRSSRDVFDYETQIAGPSIALKFRF; via the coding sequence ATGACACCGAAAATCTGGTTCCCACTCACCCACCTCTTCGCCCTCGCAGTCACGCTGGCACCCGGCCTCCTTCCCGCCCAAACGTTTTTGGATCCCTCCCGCGCGGCCAGCAACACCTCTTCAACTGTCGCACCCCAAGTTCGGGAATCCAGCACCGAACCCCTCGCCGAACTCGAAGAAGACAACACCTTTGCCCCCATCTCGCCCGGCGACAACGACATCGGTCAGCAGCTCATCCTCAAACGCCAGGAAAAAGCCCGCTCCTTCAGCGCCTGGGTCGACAGCAGCATGTTTTGGACCGATAACGCCGCCAACGTCGACATCGGCAAATTCGACGACTGGTTCTACAACGGTGGCGTCAACCTTGCTTGGCAAAAACGCCTCCACAGCCGCTTCTACGCCGACGCCTACATTGGCCAGCACTGGTATCTCTACGATGAATTCGACGTCCTCGACTACCAGGTCGGCGACGCCACCCTCGGCACCCTCATCATCCTGCCCGAACTGGCCAACACCATCCTGCACGCCCACTATCAATACCAGCGCATCACTCAAAACATCGACGACGACGCCATCTACGAAACCCACAACCTCCGCATCGGCGCCCAAAAAACTTTCCTCATCGACCGCCTCAACAGCTTCAATACCAACATCCTCGCCGTCTTCGCCCTCGACACCGATCCCGACCTTCTCCAACGCCACGAATACGCCGCACAAGCCGCCTACAGCTTCAAAATCACACGCCGCCTCATCTTCACCCTCGCCGGACGCGTCGCCTACTACGACTACTTCAACCTCGATGGCCGTCAGGACTGGTTCCAAACCTACAGCGCCTCCCTCACCTGGCGGCCCAAGGAATACCTCGAACTCAGCGCCCACTACAACTACGCCATCAACCGCAGCAGCCGCGATGTCTTCGACTACGAAACCCAAATCGCCGGCCCCTCCATCGCCCTGAAATTCCGCTTCTAA